CCGGATGTGCCTGACGCTGCCCCAGGTGCTGGTCTCCGTGGTGGGCATCGAGAAGGTCGTGCCGACCTGGGCCGACCTCGACGTCTTCCTCCAGCTGCTGCCGAGGTCGTCCACCGGTGAGCGGATGAATCCCTTCACCTCGACGTGGACCGGCGTGACGCCCGGCGACGGCCCGCAGGAGGTGCACGTCGTCCTGCTCGACAACGGCCGCACCCGCGCGCTCGCCGACGAGGTCGGCCGCCAGGCGCTGCGGTGCATCCGCTGCTCGGCCTGCCTCAACGTGTGCCCGGTCTACGAGCGCACCGGCGGCCACGCCTACGGCTCGGTCTACCCCGGCCCGATCGGCGCGATCCTCAACCCGCTGCTGCGCGGCGTCGGTGTCGACGACCAGGTCGACTCGCTGCCCTACGCCTCCTCGCTCTGCGGGGCCTGCTACGACGTCTGCCCGGTCAAGATCGACATCCCCTCGGTGCTGGTCGACCTGCGGGCGCAGGTCGTCGATGCCCATCGCGGCGGCGTGCCGAGGCCCGAGGCGGTCGCGATGAAGGCCGCCGCCGCGACCTTCCGGCGGCCCGGGCTCCTGCGAGCGGCCGAGCGGCTCACGCGGCCCGGCCTGGCCGTCGTACGCCGCGTGGGGGCGTCGGCCTGGACCGGCGCCCGCGACCTGCCCCCCGCGCCGAAGGAGTCGTTCCGCGCCTGGTGGAAGCGCACCGACGGAGGCCGGTCGTGAACGCCCGCGAGGAGATCCTCGGCCGCGTCCGCGCGGCGCTCGAAGGAGCCCCGCCACCCCCGGTGGTCGAGCCACGATCGGTGGTCGAGCCACGAGCGGTGGTCGAGCAGGGAGCGCAGCGACCGATCAGTCGAGACCACTCCGCCACGGACCTCGTCGACCTCTTCGCCGAACGGGTCGCCGACTACACGGCGACCGTCCACCGCTGCACCGCCGACGAGGTGGAGGCGGTGCTGACCGAGCTGCTCGGCGACCGCACCACGGTCGTGCCCCCCGGCTTCGACCGGGCCGTCCCTCACCCCGTGGAGGACACGGGGCTCACACCCACCGAGCTCGACGGGATCGACGCGGTCGTCACCATGGCCACGCTCGGCATCGCCGAGACCGGCACGATCGTGCTCACCCACGGTCCGGGTCAGGGGCGTCGTGCGCTCAGCCTTGTGCCGGACCTGCACGTCTGCGTGGTCCGCGAGGACCAGGTCGTGCCGGGCGTGCCGGACGCCGTCACGGCTCTCGACCCCACCCGCCCGCAGACCTGGATCAGCGGCCCGTCGGCGACCAGCGACATCGAGCTCGACCGGGTCGAGGGCGTGCACGGGCCGCGCACGCTGCGGGTCGTCCTGGTCGCGGGCGACGCCTGACCGCACCGTCAGGCGGCCCACGAGGGGACGTGCGGCACCCAGGTCCGGCGACGCCGACTCGGCCAGCGGTGCTCGAAGGTGATCGAGCCGTCGGGATGGACGCGATGCTCGTAGAGCGGGTCGT
This genomic window from Nocardioides marmoribigeumensis contains:
- a CDS encoding lactate utilization protein B produces the protein MPPFPEAARIALANTQLRTNLAHATATIRDKRARVVAEVDDWEELRTAGAATKDRVLLDLDTHLVRLEESLIRAGATVHWARDAEEACRIVADVAKAHHVDEVVKVKSMATQEIGLNEALAQEGISAWETDLAELIVQLGDDLPSHILVPAIHRNRAEIREIFLAGMARAGRPAPEGLDDEPAHLAEAARLHLREKFLRAEVAVSGANFAVAETGTLVVVESEGNGRMCLTLPQVLVSVVGIEKVVPTWADLDVFLQLLPRSSTGERMNPFTSTWTGVTPGDGPQEVHVVLLDNGRTRALADEVGRQALRCIRCSACLNVCPVYERTGGHAYGSVYPGPIGAILNPLLRGVGVDDQVDSLPYASSLCGACYDVCPVKIDIPSVLVDLRAQVVDAHRGGVPRPEAVAMKAAAATFRRPGLLRAAERLTRPGLAVVRRVGASAWTGARDLPPAPKESFRAWWKRTDGGRS
- a CDS encoding LutC/YkgG family protein is translated as MNAREEILGRVRAALEGAPPPPVVEPRSVVEPRAVVEQGAQRPISRDHSATDLVDLFAERVADYTATVHRCTADEVEAVLTELLGDRTTVVPPGFDRAVPHPVEDTGLTPTELDGIDAVVTMATLGIAETGTIVLTHGPGQGRRALSLVPDLHVCVVREDQVVPGVPDAVTALDPTRPQTWISGPSATSDIELDRVEGVHGPRTLRVVLVAGDA